One stretch of Brettanomyces nanus chromosome 4, complete sequence DNA includes these proteins:
- a CDS encoding uncharacterized protein (BUSCO:EOG09342HD7~CAZy:GT15~EggNog:ENOG41) — translation MVDLENLKLRHRIVYAVILISAIVGLPIWYLTTSIHRAALPEEEINQMSKSIMGRINYKVPIYLIGITEPLQGLLVEAQALIDQEVAKFDSPIVPHYTLYEGDENSDGYQIKLIILEPEDDREESLSISPFSDRQTKMFISADVINNDKVPDFIMRVVTNDLFGSELEMLKRLDKNYQDDYDMVKMPYSRNYKVSLSFLEESDDPIDWDIKPVIKTFERYLAILGEYANFTVESQLGYYESLLDSVNLEREGSDNTTFILRDTSTFIDYSEWGLDQDVEVGPSINLVLYVPNSDKRIEIANSSTGSFLVPQWGGVVIRNNDQEDSRISTQELLPVFDVFASHLFRLLGAPEKPKSPFIRADILTRWQSVECLLQSVDNLMSLTKLTKQLPTIPIPEITLKEVDDTIKFVNESVSIMDNDSIGNWWKRVNQLSSKALELSDKAFFQKDMVQQVYFPEEHKMAVYMPLLGPIGTILLLGLLRIFRESREVKKEKEKEKEVASVKQSDETVSVKAQGLAGLVYDELGAVRSAEVADESGSVSMAIEHASLNKESDTSLTSLTDELLLEEMKELKIDSGSPDPEDEPKDEENPLYGTILDNKEKRNLLKAPLPKGYVGEMTDQYKPYEQIRVVKRSYGNPDKVPRATFLTLVRNSELYGILSSIQQLENRFNGKMNYDWVFLNNVPFTDEFVEMTSAMVSGTARYGIIPHEHWSYPSWISQDRAKVVRGSRKYSHTLYGSSESYRHMCRYNSRFFYRHPIMDDYELYWRVEPDVHFKCDILEDPFRYMVDTQTQYGFTIAFEEIARTVETLWSACKRFFSQENVALQLPADNLMGFISDNHGDTYNLCHFWTNFEIANLTLWRSGLYEEYVDYLDHAGGFFYERWGDAPVHSIAASLMLSRNQVHNFDKIAYQHTVAETCPLDDDLRKNQRCTCDPMNDWLLSSNQHCNRKFLKASKQVPLKDYKKYFNILRIRKSKEEEQDRRKHRLRAEAARRKAEERKRKSSEKKKLAEQKKEDAINHAEAL, via the exons ATGGTCGACCTAGAGAACCTAAAATTGCGCCACCGCATAGTTTATGCCGTAATTCTAATTTCTGCCATTGTGGGTTTGCCTATCTGGTATCTCACAACCAGTATTCATCGTGCTGCGCTTCCAGAGGAGGAGATCAATCAGATGAGCAAATCAATAATGGGTAGAATCAATTATAAGGTTCCTATTTATTTGATCGGTATAACAGAACCTCTACAGGGGCTTTTGGTCGAGGCTCAGGCACTTATAGATCAAGAGGTTGCCAAGTTTGACTCGCCAATCGTACCTCATTACACTCTTTATGAGGGTGACGAAAATAGTGATGGATATCAGATCAAATTAATCATCTTGGAGCCTGAAGACGATCGTGAAGAGTCTCTATCCATCTCGCCATTTTCTGATAGGCAGACGAAGATGTTTATATCTGCTGATGTCATCAATAACGATAAGGTTCCTGACTTTATTATGCGTGTGGTGACGAACGATCTATTTGGTTCGGAACTTGAGATGTTGAAAAGGTTGGATAAAAATTATCAGGATGATTATGATATGGTAAAGATGCCCTATAGCCGGAATTACAAGGTGTCTCTATCATTTCTAGAAGAATCTGACGATCCTATTGACTGGGATATAAAGCCTGTTATCAAAACTTTTGAAAGGTATCTTGCTATTCTAGGAGAGTATGCCAATTTCACGGTAGAGTCTCAGTTGGGATATTATGAGTCTTTGTTAGACAGTGTTAATCTTGAAAGGGAAGGCTCTGATAATACCACCTTCATCTTAAGAGACACCTCAACTTTCATTGACTACTCGGAATGGGGGCTTGATCAAGACGTTGAGGTAGGTCCATCGATAAATTTGGTGTTATACGTTCCCAATTCAGATAAAAGGATTGAAATTGCAAACTCTTCGACCGGCTCTTTCTTGGTGCCGCAATGGGGAGGAGTGGTGATCCGTAATAATGATCAGGAAGACAGTAGGATTTCTACCCAAGAGCTTTTACCGGTGTTCGACGTGTTTGCATCCCATCTTTTCCGGCTATTGGGTGCTCCTGAGAAGCCTAAATCCCCTTTTATTAGGGCCGATATATTGACGAGGTGGCAGAGTGTGGAATGCTTGCTCCAATCGGTGGATAATTTGATGTCTTTGACGAAATTGACGAAACAGCTTCCCACAATTCCTATTCCTGAGAtaactttgaaagaagtcGATGATACCATCAAGTTTGTCAATGAATCTGTCTCCATTATGGATAACGATTCGATTGGGAACTGGTGGAAGCGGGTTAACCAACTATCGTCAAAGGCCTTGGAGCTTTCCGATAAAGCATTTTTCCAAAAGGACATGGTTCAGCAGGTCTATTTCCCTGAAGAGCATAAGATGGCAGTTTATATGCCATTACTTGGACCAATTGGAACCATTTTACTACTAGGACTGTTACGTATTTTCAGGGAGTCTCGagaggtgaagaaggagaaggagaaggagaaggaagtggCTTCTGTCAAGCA GAGCGATGAAACTGTAAGCGTGAAAGCTCAAGGTCTAGCAGGATTAGTTTACGATGAGCTTGGAGCGGTGCGTAGCGCCGAAGTGGCAGATGAGAGCGGAAGTGTTTCTATGGCAATAGAACATGCCTCTTTGAACAAAGAATCAGATACATCTCTGACTAGTTTGACGGACGAACTGCTGTtagaagaaatgaaagagcTGAAGATAGACAGCGGGTCTCCTGATCCTGAGGATGAACcgaaggatgaagagaatccGTTGTATGGAACTATTCTTGATAATAAGGAGAAGCGAAATCTACTGAAGGCGCCATTACCTAAAGGATACGTTGGGGAGATGACGGATCAATACAAACCATACGAGCAGATTAGAGTAGTGAAAAGAAGCTATGGAAATCCAGATAAAGTCCCTAGAGCTACCTTTTTGACGCTTGTTCGCAATAGTGAGTTGTATGGGATACTTTCATCGATCCAGCAGTTGGAGAATAGGTTCAACGGAAAAATGAACTACGACTGGGTATTTCTCAACAATGTTCCTTTCACAGACGAGTTTGTGGAGATGACATCAGCAATGGTCAGTGGTACTGCCAGGTATGGAATTATTCCGCATGAACATTGGTCGTACCCTTCATGGATTAGTCAAGATAGAGCCAAGGTCGTGAGAGGATCGAGGAAATATTCTCATACGTTGTACGGGTCGAGTGAGAGTTATAGGCATATGTGTAGATACAACTCGAGATTTTTCTATCGTCATCCGATTATGGATGACTACGAGTTGTATTGGCGTGTAGAGCCGGACGTTCACTTTAAATGTGATATTTTAGAGGATCCTTTCCGATACATGGTAGACACGCAAACGCAGTACGGATTCACTATAGCATTTGAGGAGATTGCAAGAACCGTAGAAACTTTATGGTCAGCGTGCAAGAGATTCTTTAGCCAAGAGAATGTAGCCCTGCAGCTTCCTGCTGACAACTTGATGGGTTTCATAAGCGACAATCATGGAGATACCTATAATTTATGTCATTTCTGGACAAATTTTGAAATAGCAAATTTGACGTTATGGAGATCCGGACTATATGAAGAATACGTCGACTATTTAGACCATGCAGGAGGGTTCTTTTACGAAAGATGGGGCGATGCGCCGGTTCATTCCATTGCCGCATCACTAATGTTATCCAGAAACCAGGTGCATAACTTTGACAAAATTGCATATCAGCATACTGTGGCAGAAACGTGCccattggatgatgatctCCGGAAAAATCAAAGGTGTACTTGCGATCCAATGAACGATTGGTTGCTATCGTCCAACCAGCATTGTAATCGGAAGTTTTTGAAAGCTTCCAAACAGGTTCCACTTAAGGACTACAAAAAATATTTCAACATATTAAGGATTAGgaaatcaaaagaagaagagcaagatCGTAGAAAACATCGGCTGAGAGCTGAAGCAGCCAGGAGGAAAGCGGAAGAAAGGAAGCGGAAGAGttcagaaaagaagaagttggcggaacagaaaaaggaagacGCAATAAATCACGCTGAAGCTCTCTAA
- the MNT1 gene encoding Glycolipid 2-alpha-mannosyltransferase 1 (CAZy:GT15), with the protein MQVENNDVGKAPEVTEGSDDTGEKEAFAEQGDKVKATFVSLARNRDLYELVESIRQVEDKFNKKYHYDWVFLNDDEFDTEFKKVTTAMVSGTTYYGTIPKEQWGFPEWIDTDKAAKVREEMRAKKIIYGDSISYRHMCRYESGFFFRHPLMQQYEYYWRVEPGIKIFCNIDYDVFKLFKDKNYAYGFTISLPEYRETIPTLWETTKKFMAEYPQYVDKNNMQDFISDDGGSSYNGCHFWSNFEIGDLKFWRSDAYMKYFEYLDKAGGFFYERWGDAPVHSIAASLLLPKERIHFFDDVGYYHVPFFNCPVDEKVRLENQCSCNPNDDFTFKGYSCVNRYYKVNNLKKPDGWEKYAN; encoded by the exons aTGC aggTGGAAAATAATGACGTTGGCAAAGCTCCGGAGGTTACCGAGGGCTCAGATGATACTGGTGAAAAGGAGGCTTTTGCTGAGCAGGGAGACAAAGTGAAAGCTACGTTCGTCAGCTTAGCCAGAAACAGAGACTTGTACGAATTGGTTGAATCAATCCGTCAGGTTGAGGACAAATTTAACAAGAAGTATCATTACGATTGGGTGTTCTTGAAcgatgatgagtttgataCTGAATTTAAAAAGGTCACAACTGCTATGGTTTCTGGTACTACGTACTACGGTACTATTCCTAAGGAGCAATGGGGCTTCCCTGAATGGATTGATACTGATAAGGCTGCCAAGgtgagagaagaaatgagaGCAAAGAAGATTATCTATGGTGATTCCATATCCTATAGACATATGTGCAGATACGAATctggtttcttcttcagacaTCCATTAATGCAGCAGTATGAGTATTATTGGAGAGTTGAGCCTGGCATTAAGATCTTTTGCAACATCGATTATGACGTTTTCAAGCTGTTCAAGGACAAGAACTATGCCTACGGTTTCACTATCTCCTTACCAGAATATCGTGAGACCATCCCAACTTTGTGGGAAACCACAAAGAAGTTTATGGCTGAGTATCCTCAATACGTTGACAAGAATAATATGCAAGATTTCATCTCTGACGACGGAGGTTCTTCTTACAATGGATGTCATTTCTGGTCCAACTTTGAGATTGGTGACTTGAAATTTTGGAGATCGGATGCATATATGAAGTACTTTGAATATCTTGATAAGGCAGGTGGATTTTTCTACGAAAGATGGGGAGATGCTCCGGTTCATTCCATTGCCGCCTCTTTGCTCCTaccaaaagaaagaatccaCTTTTTCGATGACGTTGGATACTATCACgttccatttttcaactgtcctgttgatgagaaagtCAGATTGGAGAACCAATGTTCTTGCAACCCTAACGATGACTTTACTTTCAAGGGGTATTCTTGTGTCAACCGTTATTACAAGGTTaacaacttgaaaaagCCAGACGGATGGGAAAAGTACGCCAACTAA
- a CDS encoding uncharacterized protein (EggNog:ENOG41): protein MLSRVIIRRHGLNTLRLASTAVTFATICTPALCTPTIHTPTHNFLLHSRFYSTAQPQNALESSVPPDEKRQNNNSSRPKREPIHDFGTARERGLSALSQMGILASDPSMDATAILENLEAVLSLETSNLDSANESEYSAKRRARLLDASISLGHRLLTRLHNLNKATGNENIPDSLLFRRLLSIFISYNVLHVSHLNRVLATMLSEENYSKALAVWIESLEFFKGHPERLLDKDDAEKHYQLKAKDQFFYGGLASYLLSLSENKTQLDPEFVKLILADFGDKPSEENLGHYLRGLRLPNSQQNLARNQWRHYYNATIDYNKPSIWRGAMKAARENKGAKVERLIAHNLERAAEKNEELTTETLASIMRIYNIDKNYQKALQTWTKVTQELKLQPNVELWNQFLLANVRSNAPKKLLRIDSVWKLLKESTEANSESYRFLIEGYVSTGALTKALEVVTNLKKDNPALFTNKVKEELIVGLLENGYAEQGDQLFRTYAAEDKDNFKPSIILYNQLLHHFLKANDLKRATEIIDQLIASGKTNPQLAPDIATWTIVVDIVLKQARKVGASSDFIVDELKHILTSMSSNGIKINEEALTMLITNLSRDPETAELGWEFFQFMKSSKMRISAVAYTAVIFNECANGRMDRALELFEEGLESGIKLRPQFYNLIFKGYSDHPNVDSTVKFYHFIDAKTSNRDDQKPNFFSFYYLLREALFVEDPEFIRFVVTELNDKKLKEYGNQIPRLLTDVERRGITLPEELKNSVEESISRKKHGDIKSRVDVDYA from the coding sequence ATGCTATCTCGAGTCATAATCAGAAGACATGGTCTCAATACACTAAGACTTGCAAGTACTGCCGTAACGTTTGCTACCATTTGCACCCCTGCTCTTTGTACCCCCACTATTCATACCCCCACTCACAACTTTCTACTCCATTCGAGATTCTATTCGACAGCACAACCACAAAATGCTTTAGAATCGTCTGTTCCTCCTGACgaaaaaagacaaaatAACAACTCCTCAAGGCCGAAAAGGGAACCTATTCATGACTTTGGTACGGCTCGTGAGCGTGGACTTTCAGCACTATCCCAAATGGGAATCCTTGCTTCAGACCCAAGCATGGATGCTACTGCTATTTTGGAAAACTTGGAGGCTGTTTTATCATTAGAAACGAGCAACCTTGACAGTGCAAATGAATCGGAATACTCTGCAAAACGTCGGGCGAGACTGCTGGACGCTTCTATTTCCTTGGGCCATCGTTTGTTGACTCGGTTGCACAACTTGAATAAGGCCACTGGAAATGAGAACATTCCCGACTCTCTTCTATTCCGTCGATTACTCTCTATTTTTATCTCCTACAACGTACTCCACGTTTCTCATTTAAATCGTGTTTTAGCTACTATGCTATCTGAAGAGAATTATTCGAAAGCTCTCGCTGTCTGGATAGAATCACTagagttcttcaaaggcCATCCAGAAAGACTCCTAGACAAGGACGATGCCGAAAAACACTACCAACTAAAGGCAAAGGACCAGTTCTTTTACGGTGGTTTGGCTTCCtaccttctttctctttcggAGAACAAGACTCAGCTTGATCCTGAATTTGTCAAGTTAATATTGGCCGACTTTGGTGACAAACCTTCTGAGGAGAATTTAGGTCACTATTTGCGTGGACTTAGACTTCCAAACTCCCAGCAGAATCTTGCAAGGAATCAGTGGCGTCACTACTATAACGCTACCATAGATTACAACAAGCCTTCCATCTGGCGTGGTGCTATGAAGGCCGCTAGAGAAAACAAAGGTGCCAAGGTCGAGAGGCTGATTGCTCATAACCTTGAGAGGGCTGCAGAGAAGAACGAGGAACTCACTACTGAGACCTTGGCAAGTATTATGCGTATCTACAATATTGATAAGAACTATCAAAAGGCCCTGCAAACGTGGACAAAGGTGACCCAGGAGTTAAAGTTACAACCTAATGTGGAATTGTggaatcaatttcttttggCAAATGTTCGTTCAAACGCCCCAAAGAAGCTACTACGCATTGATAGTGTGTGGAAGCTTTTGAAGGAGTCTACAGAGGCAAACTCAGAGTCTTATAGATTCCTCATCGAAGGGTATGTCTCCACTGGAGCGCTTACCAAGGCTTTGGAGGTGGTGACtaacttgaagaaagacaaTCCAGCCCTGTTCACGAATAAGGTGAAGGAAGAACTCATTGTGGGACTGCTTGAGAATGGATATGCAGAACAAGGTGACCAACTTTTTCGAACTTATGCTGCTGAGGATAAAGACAACTTTAAACCTTCCATCATACTCTACaaccaacttcttcaccactTTTTGAAAGCAAATGACCTCAAGCGTGCCACGGAGATTATTGATCAACTGATTGCTTCCGGCAAAACAAATCCTCAATTGGCACCTGATATCGCAACTTGGACAATAGTCGTTGATATTGTGTTGAAGCAAGCACGCAAGGTTGGGGCGTCTTCTGACTttattgttgatgaattAAAACATATCCTAACTTCAATGAGCTCTAACGGCATTAAAATCAACGAGGAGGCTCTTACAATGTTGATTACAAATTTGTCGAGAGATCCGGAAACTGCCGAACTTGGCTGGGAGTTTTTCCAGTTTATGAAGAGCAGTAAGATGAGAATTTCTGCTGTGGCGTATACTGCAGTTATTTTCAATGAATGTGCCAATGGTCGAATGGATAGAGCATTGGAATTGTTCgaagaaggacttgaaTCAGGTATCAAACTTAGACCCCAGTTCTATAATTTGATTTTCAAGGGATACTCGGACCATCCTAATGTGGACTCAACGGTGAAGTTCTATCATTTTATCGATGCTAAGACAAGCAATAGAGACGACCAGAAACCCAATTTCTTCAGTTTCTACTATTTACTAAGAGAGGCCTTGTTTGTCGAAGATCCTGAATTCATCAGATTTGTTGTCACTGAGTTGAACgacaagaagttgaaagagtaCGGCAACCAGATTCCAAGGCTATTAACAGACGTGGAACGTAGAGGCATCACTCTACCTGAGGAGCTTAAGAACAGTGTCGAGGAATCGATCTCTAGAAAGAAACATGGGGATATCAAGAGCAGAGTAGACGTAGATTACGCATGA
- a CDS encoding uncharacterized protein (EggNog:ENOG41), with the protein MFDALPMDQYKANYADILHGNPLRYGNMRGQVLLKDKYRRDFNDFDLVLRRNVPAKYTPYFELPTLFSAESSADDYDEIEIGRSSPSKTGYNLSPLKTNRTSGSSNVAFKDSENLVKMDNNIFNDDETKYLGKRKKISRKKPMLVDDLDSLVERTYSYIDSNLHGDSRLDKMVSSLVGRLRQLKIENDELKKQERSADGKPVNNRPLSRGIRFLIGSYKEKIEEYTLENSKLRRELKAQQEAQQEAQLERSKEEEEKEKEHEKPAPLSRDLFDDPDVQHINTVILQLEKKREKLIKEKQEAKVLQLQAEKAQSAASTAIPMAMPVININLSSEIMKSLTSQVMNEMKMKPQSAPEPSKANFTEERKCPLDHTTIKLGSTCPVCQKRPNENEYRKANRIDSILSSGRNIFDELPRTEPLVSRVW; encoded by the coding sequence ATGTTCGATGCATTGCCTATGGACCAATATAAGGCCAATTATGCTGACATTCTTCATGGAAATCCTCTTCGCTACGGGAACATGAGGGGTCAAGTGCTATTGAAGGATAAGTATAGACGCGACTTCAATGATTTCGACCTTGTGTTGAGAAGGAACGTTCCTGCAAAGTATACACCATACTTTGAGCTGCCAACTTTATTTTCTGCTGAAAGCAGCGCtgatgattatgatgagattgagaTTGGTCGCTCATCACCATCTAAAACTGGTTATAACTTGAGTCCTCTGAAAACGAATAGGACTTCTGGCTCTTCCAATGTGGCCTTTAAAGATTCCGAGAACTTGGTGAAAATGGACAATAATATATTTAACGACGACGAAACAAAATACTTGGGtaaaaggaagaagatttcTAGGAAGAAGCCCATGTTAGTGGATGACCTTGACTCGCTAGTTGAGCGCACTTATAGCTACATTGATTCGAACTTACACGGAGATTCGAGACTCGATAAAATGGTGAGCAGTCTGGTTGGACGGCTGCGTCAATTAAAGATTGAGAATGACGAATTAAAGAAGCAAGAACGATCTGCTGATGGAAAGCCTGTCAATAATCGACCTTTGAGCAGAGGTATAAGGTTTCTAATCGGGTCatacaaagagaagatcgAAGAATATACGCTTGAGAATTCGAAACTACGCCGAGAATTGAAAGCCCAACAGGAAGCCCAACAGGAAGCTCAACTTGAAAGGAGcaaagaggaagaggagaaggaaaaggaacATGAAAAACCTGCACCTCTCTCACGAGACCTGTTCGACGATCCTGATGTCCAGCATATTAATACTGTGATTTTACAGTTAGAAAAGAAGCGTGAAAAGTtaataaaagaaaaacaggAAGCTAAGGTGTTGCAATTACAGGCCGAGAAGGCCCAGAGTGCGGCATCAACAGCAATACCAATGGCAATGCCGGTTATCAACAtcaatctttcttctgagaTAATGAAATCCCTTACTTCGCAGGTGATGAACgagatgaaaatgaagcCTCAGAGCGCACCGGAGCCATCCAAAGCGAACTTTACAGAGGAGAGGAAGTGTCCCCTTGATCATACAACAATTAAACTCGGATCTACTTGTCCTGTCTGCCAGAAAAGACCCAACGAGAACGAGTACAGAAAGGCCAATAGAATAGACTCAATCTTGAGTTCTGGCAGGAAcatttttgatgaattgCCTCGAACCGAACCACTAGTTAGTAGAGTGTGGTAA
- a CDS encoding uncharacterized protein (MEROPS:MER0001218) has product MNPYKILSDNLDKPDIDDRDYRLIQLPNKLVALLIHDPTADKSAAALDVNAGAFNDPPELPGLAHFCEHLLFMGTEKYPSENEYGSYLSKNSGFSNAYTSSLHTNFYYEVANPAMEGAIDRFAQFFICPLFSPSGKDREINAVDSENKKNLENDSWRLYQLSKSLTSQYHPYHGFSTGNKVTLGEVPLKNGLDVREELLKYHKTHYSANLMRLVVLSNEKLDTLTDWTVDKFSSVVNKDLPKPFYFKSPYKDSCYNGTMLVKAKPITEMRALQLSFPVPDSNPYWEYLPSKYLSHLIGHESKGSLLYSLKEKKWATSLNAGAMNVSSGFSEFGIDIELTKQGLTHYEEIIQEIFKYIKMLQVEGPQEYIYNELRDQSISAFKFRQKFGSSATASKLASTLHDLSYYDTSLSDAKMDIPESTRPSVAEIPVEHLLSLPVVRKFDPELISTYSSYLNPENFKSMLVAKESFEGPSDDGILHEKWYETEYKMENFEPKLLESIKDIYYKGKNLDAAYKLPEHNSFIPTDFSLVKSSDSVENHPKLISADQKRKVWYKLNTKLGGPRSSLVFKFNLPGATSTPLNSLLLSLFIELLDDDLSSVSYLAAIAGLSQEFNMARDGITLEIHGYSHKLEILLERLIDRVIKFTDPAFTAEIWDEDRKARFEVLREKVSKNLKNFGYSVPYNQVGPMISSLINENSWLVADQLAVYEAVNFDTLRNFSANLFNVCFIEVLALGNYDKDQASRICDMVSSKFHKSITLSESQFTRGRTLDLPKSKTYNYLKANDDVKNINSCIEVYKQIGMISSSRDRVMAELVSQIIHEPFFNRLRTKEQLGYVVFSGLRETRTTFGLRFLVQSERATPYLYERIRCFVIKMGHVIDSMKESEFKKHVDAVVTRKLQKVKNLREERTRFWNRIASGYYDFDRREQDVALLKSFTIGELRRYYKTHVLDESVSGKLIIHLQSQLIPEQSKSAIIKSSISNFLFDYPEFDKLEYDQNDINKLVDQKFKDEDTDVGELLDEIVQDESFTQKFASFNYANELKRYVLNELSKDYSKVKTGESDVIIEQTGEWKCGIPLTAAPSAKMLPEYLDRDLVDPKL; this is encoded by the coding sequence ATGAATCCTTACAAGATTCTTTCCGATAACCTTGATAAACCTGATATCGATGATAGAGATTATAGATTGATTCAGTTACCTAACAAGTTGGTTGCCTTACTAATTCATGACCCCACAGCCGATAAGTCTGCCGCCGCATTGGACGTCAATGCTGGTGCATTCAACGATCCACCGGAGTTACCAGGTTTGGCTCATTTTTGTGAGCACTTGCTTTTCATGGGAACTGAGAAGTACCCCTCTGAGAACGAGTACGGCTCCTATTTGTCTAAGAACTCTGGTTTTTCCAATGCCTACACCTCCTCGCTGCATACAAACTTTTACTATGAAGTAGCCAATCCTGCCATGGAAGGTGCCATTGATAGATTTGCTCAGTTTTTCATTTGTCCCTTgttttctccttctggtAAAGATAGAGAAATCAACGCTGTCGACTCTGAGAATAAGAAAAACCTTGAGAATGATAGCTGGAGATTATACCAGCTTTCCAAATCTTTAACGAGTCAGTATCATCCCTACCATGGCTTTTCCACGGGTAATAAAGTCACCTTGGGTGAAGTCCCATTAAAAAATGGTCTTGATGTCAGAGAGGAGTTACTTAAGTATCACAAGACTCATTATTCTGCCAATCTAATGCGGTTGGTTGTTCTTTCCAACGAGAAATTGGATACTTTAACCGATTGGACAGTTGACAAGTTTTCTTCAGTTGTCAATAAAGACCTTCCAAAACCTTTCTACTTTAAGTCTCCTTACAAAGATAGCTGTTACAACGGTACTATGCTTGTCAAAGCAAAGCCAATCACGGAAATGAGAGCTTTGCAACTAAGTTTTCCCGTGCCAGATAGTAACCCTTACTGGGAATATCTACCTTCAAAATATTTGTCTCATCTTATTGGCCATGAGTCCAAGGGTTCTTTGTTGTATAGtctcaaagaaaagaagtggGCTACTAGTTTGAATGCTGGTGCGATGAATGTATCCAGCGGCTTCTCGGAGTTTGGTATTGACATCGAACTTACCAAGCAGGGCCTTACTCATTACGAGGAGATTATTCAGGAAATCTTTAAGTATATCAAGATGTTACAGGTTGAAGGCCCTCAAGAATACATTTATAATGAATTGCGAGATCAATCCATATCAGCTTTCAAGTTTAGGCAAAAGTTTGGTTCTAGTGCCACGGCTTCTAAGCTTGCATCCACTTTACATGATTTGAGTTACTATGATACCTCACTTTCTGATGCCAAGATGGATATACCTGAAAGTACCAGACCTTCTGTTGCTGAAATCCCTGTTGAGCATTTATTGAGTCTGCCTGTTGTTCGAAAATTTGATCCCGAATTAATCAGCACTTACAGCTCCTATTTGAATCCTGAGAACTTCAAATCTATGTTGGTAGCTAAGGAGTCTTTTGAAGGTCCCAGTGATGACGGCATCTTGCATGAGAAATGGTACGAAACAGAATATAAGATGGAAAACTTTGAGCCTAAGCTGTTGGAAAGCATTAAAGATATTTACTATAAGGGTAAGAATCTCGATGCTGCTTACAAGCTTCCCGAGCATAACAGCTTCATTCCGACAGACTTCAGCTTGGTGAAATCCTCCGATTCTGTAGAAAATCATCCTAAACTGATCTCAGCTgaccagaagaggaaagttTGGTATAAGCTGAATACCAAATTGGGGGGTCCACGTTCTTCGTTGGTGTTCAAGTTCAATCTTCCTGGTGCCACTTCTACCCCACTCAATTCCTTGTTGTTGTCATTGTTTATCGAATTGTTGGATGATGACTTGAGTAGCGTTTCTTACCTTGCAGCTATCGCTGGCTTGTCGCAAGAATTCAATATGGCAAGAGATGGTATTACTCTTGAGATTCATGGCTACTCGCATAAATTGGAAAtccttcttgaaagatTAATTGATAGAGTGATCAAATTCACTGATCCCGCATTTACTGCAGAGATTTGGGATGAGGACAGAAAGGCAAGATTCGAGGTTTTGCGTGAGAAAGTgtccaagaacttgaagaatttcGGTTACTCTGTTCCGTATAACCAAGTTGGACCTATGATCTCGTCTCTAATTAACGAGAACTCGTGGCTTGTAGCCGATCAATTGGCTGTTTATGAAGCCGTCAACTTTGATACACTTAGGAACTTCTCGGCAAACCTATTTAATGTTTGTTTCATTGAGGTTCTTGCGTTAGGCAACTACGACAAGGATCAAGCTTCTCGTATTTGTGATATggtctcttcaaagtttcATAAGTCAATCACTTTGAGCGAATCTCAATTTACTAGGGGTAGAACTTTAGATTTACCAAAGAGTAAGACTTACAACTACCTGAAGGCTAACGACGATGTCAAGAATATCAATTCATGTATTGAAGTTTACAAGCAAATTGGAATGATTTCCTCTAGCAGGGATAGGGTTATGGCTGAGTTGGTGTCTCAAATAATTCATGAGCCTTTCTTCAACCGATTGAGAACCAAGGAGCAATTAGGATACGTTGTGTTCTCTGGGTTACGGGAGACACGGACCACTTTTGGATTAAGGTTTTTGGTACAAAGTGAGAGAGCTACTCCGTACCTTTATGAGAGAATTAGATGCTTTGTCATCAAGATGGGACATGTCATTGACAGTATGAAGGAGAGTGAGTTTAAGAAGCATGTCGATGCCGTTGTTACTCGGAAATtgcagaaggtgaagaatttgagaGAGGAAAGAACAAGATTCTGGAATAGAATAGCCTCTGGTTACTATGATTTTGATAGACGAGAACAGGATGTTGCtttattgaagagtttcACAATAGGTGAGCTTAGAAGATATTATAAGACTCATGTTTTGGACGAGAGTGTCAGCGGTAAGTTGATAATCCATTTACAGAGCCAACTTATTCCAGAGCAATCGAAATCCGCTATCATTAAAAGCTCGATTTCGAACTTTTTATTCGATTATCCTGAATTTGACAAGCTCGAGTACGATCagaatgatatcaataagCTTGTGGATCAGAAATTTAAAGATGAGGATACCGATGTTGGTGAACTGCTCGACGAAATAGTCCAAGATGAATCATTCACTCAAAAGTTTGCATCGTTTAACTATGCCAATGAGTTGAAGAGGTATGTTTTGAATGAACTATCGAAGGATTATTCCAAGGTGAAGACAGGAGAAAGCGATGTGATCATTGAGCAGACTGGTGAATGGAAGTGCGGTATTCCATTAACGGCAGCTCCATCTGCTAAAATGTTACCGGAGTATTTGGACAGGGATCTTGTTGACCCAAAGTTGTAA